The Kitasatospora sp. NBC_00374 genome has a segment encoding these proteins:
- a CDS encoding nucleotide sugar dehydrogenase has product MRVVIAGQGYVGLPLAVRAAEVGHEVVGYDVDDRRIKRLAVGESYVEDIPAERLRPLLDSGAYLPSAEPGDVAGFDIAVITVPTPLRDGVPDLSYIESSARLLAQHLRPGATVVLESTTYPGTTEELLAPLLEEGSGLRAGEDFHLGYSPERIDPGNPTWKLENTPKVVSGTTPAGLAAVDGFYGRLVERTVPVSSCKEAELTKLLENTFRHVNIALVNELAMFAHDLGIDVWEAIDAASTKPFGFLRFTPGPGVGGHCLPIDPSYLSWRVERALGQSFRFVELANDVNSHMPDYVVRRLAEALNQRRRAVNGSRVLVLGLAYKKNTGDARETPAARVVELLTRMGAEVRAADPHVVVGVHVAEPEIPGQRAAEHDGHGGGPLAGVRRVEATPEELAAADAVILLADHDEFDYEAVVEHSPYVLDCRRRLTGAAVEVL; this is encoded by the coding sequence ATGCGCGTGGTCATCGCAGGCCAGGGCTACGTCGGTCTGCCGCTGGCGGTCCGGGCCGCCGAGGTGGGGCACGAGGTCGTCGGCTACGACGTGGACGACCGCCGGATCAAGCGGCTGGCCGTCGGCGAATCGTACGTCGAGGACATCCCCGCCGAGCGGCTGCGGCCGCTGCTCGACAGCGGGGCCTACCTGCCCTCGGCCGAGCCCGGGGACGTGGCCGGTTTCGACATCGCGGTCATCACCGTGCCCACCCCGCTGCGGGACGGGGTGCCCGACCTCTCGTACATCGAGTCCTCGGCCCGGCTGCTCGCGCAGCACCTGCGGCCCGGGGCCACCGTGGTGCTGGAGTCGACCACCTACCCCGGGACCACCGAGGAACTGCTCGCACCGCTCCTTGAGGAGGGCTCCGGCCTGCGGGCGGGCGAGGACTTCCACCTCGGCTACAGCCCCGAGCGGATCGACCCGGGCAACCCGACCTGGAAGCTGGAGAACACCCCCAAGGTGGTCTCCGGCACCACGCCGGCCGGTCTGGCCGCCGTCGACGGCTTCTACGGCCGGCTGGTCGAGCGGACGGTCCCGGTGTCCTCCTGCAAGGAGGCCGAGCTGACCAAGCTGCTGGAGAACACCTTCCGGCACGTCAACATCGCGCTGGTCAACGAGCTGGCGATGTTCGCCCACGACCTCGGCATCGACGTCTGGGAGGCGATCGACGCCGCGTCCACCAAGCCCTTCGGCTTCCTGCGGTTCACTCCCGGGCCCGGCGTCGGCGGGCACTGCCTGCCGATCGACCCCTCCTACCTGTCCTGGCGGGTCGAGCGGGCGCTCGGCCAGTCGTTCCGGTTCGTGGAGCTGGCCAACGACGTCAACAGCCACATGCCGGACTACGTGGTGCGGCGGCTGGCGGAGGCGCTCAACCAGCGCCGCCGCGCGGTCAACGGCTCCCGGGTGCTGGTCCTCGGCCTGGCGTACAAGAAGAACACCGGCGACGCCCGGGAGACCCCGGCCGCCCGGGTCGTGGAGCTGCTCACCCGGATGGGCGCCGAGGTCCGCGCGGCCGACCCGCACGTGGTGGTCGGCGTCCACGTGGCCGAGCCGGAGATCCCCGGTCAGCGTGCCGCCGAGCACGACGGCCACGGCGGCGGCCCGCTGGCCGGCGTCCGACGCGTCGAGGCGACCCCGGAGGAGCTCGCCGCGGCCGACGCGGTGATCCTGCTGGCCGACCACGACGAGTTCGACTACGAGGCGGTCGTCGAGCACTCCCCGTACGTACTGGACTGCCGCCGCCGGCTCACCGGCGCGGCGGTCGAGGTGCTCTGA
- the mfd gene encoding transcription-repair coupling factor produces the protein MSLSGLLDVVVRDAALAEAIEAAATGRRQHLDLVGPPAARPFAIAALARSLAGAAGERGRPVLAVTATGREAEDLAAALRSLLPADAVAEFPAWETLPHERLSPRSDTVGRRLAVLRRIVHPRADDPAAGPVQVVVAPVRSVLQPQVKGLAELEPVALRRGEQHDLEEVARGLAAAAYARVELVEKRGEFAVRGGILDVFPPTEEHPLRVEFWGDDVEEIRYFKVADQRSLEIAEHGLWAPPCRELLLTGEVRARAAALAAEHPELAEILDKIAQGIAVEGMESLAPVLVDDMELLLDVLPQGSIAVVCDPERVRTRAADLVATSQEFLQASWVAAAAGADRPIDIEQIDVSAASLWSLADVREHAAGIGLPWWSVSPFATSDAAVGEVPARGEAADRYSDAGTLTLGMHAVEAYRGDTARAIADAKERLAADWRVVMVTEGHGPAARLAEVLGNEGIAARLVADLAEAPTRDVVHVSCGSIEHGFVDEALRLTVVTETDLSGQKSSTKDMRRMPSRRRNAIDPLALAAGDYVVHEAHGVGRYVEMVQRTVQGATREYLVLEYAPAKRGHPGDRLFVPTDQLDQVTKYVGGEAPTLHRLGGADWAKTKQRAKKAVKEIAADLIKLYSARMAAPGHTFGPDTPWQRELEDAFPYAETPDQLTTIAEVKSDMEKSVPMDRLICGDVGYGKTEIAVRAAFKAVQDGKQVAVLVPTTLLVQQHFSTFAERYANFPVVVKALSRFQTDSEAKAVLEGLFEGSVDVVIGTHRLFSSETRFKDLGLVIVDEEQRFGVEHKEQLKKLRANVDVLTMSATPIPRTLEMAVTGIREMSTITTPPEERHPVLTFVGPYDEKQISAAIRRELLREGQVFYIHNRVESIDKAAARLKDLVPEARVATAHGQMGENLLEKVVVDFWEKEFDVLVSTTIVESGIDISNANTLIVERGDTFGLSQLHQLRGRVGRGRERGYAYMLYPPEKPLTETAHERLATIAQHTEMGAGMYVAMKDLEIRGAGNLLGGEQSGHIAGVGFDLYMRMVGEAVAEFRDSLATGGAAPEEEPLEVKIELPVDAHVPHDYAPGERLRLQAYRSIAAVNSEEDIVQVREELTDRYGKLPEQVENLLLVAALRLYARRCGIGDITLQGNFVRFGPVELRESQQLRLNRLYPRSQVKAAAAQLLVPRPSSGGRIGGKPLVGRELLAWSSEFLGTMFDDLAGARR, from the coding sequence ATGAGCCTGTCCGGACTGCTCGATGTCGTCGTACGGGACGCCGCCCTCGCCGAGGCGATCGAGGCGGCGGCCACCGGCCGCCGTCAACACCTCGACCTGGTCGGGCCGCCCGCCGCCCGGCCGTTCGCGATCGCGGCGCTGGCCCGTTCGCTGGCCGGGGCCGCGGGTGAGCGGGGCCGCCCGGTGCTGGCCGTGACGGCCACCGGCCGGGAGGCGGAGGACCTCGCCGCCGCCCTGCGCTCGCTGCTGCCGGCCGACGCCGTCGCCGAGTTCCCGGCCTGGGAGACCCTGCCGCACGAGCGCCTGTCGCCTCGCTCGGACACGGTCGGACGGCGCCTCGCGGTGCTGCGCCGGATCGTCCACCCGCGGGCCGACGACCCGGCCGCCGGCCCGGTCCAGGTGGTGGTCGCCCCGGTCCGTTCGGTGCTCCAGCCGCAGGTGAAGGGGCTGGCCGAGCTGGAGCCGGTGGCGCTGCGGCGCGGGGAGCAGCACGACCTGGAGGAGGTCGCCCGCGGGCTCGCGGCGGCCGCCTACGCCAGGGTCGAACTGGTCGAGAAGCGTGGCGAGTTCGCCGTCCGCGGCGGCATCCTGGACGTCTTCCCGCCGACCGAGGAGCACCCGCTTCGGGTGGAGTTCTGGGGCGACGACGTCGAGGAGATCCGCTACTTCAAGGTCGCCGACCAGCGTTCGCTGGAGATCGCCGAGCACGGCCTGTGGGCCCCGCCCTGCCGGGAGCTGCTGCTCACCGGCGAGGTGCGGGCCCGGGCCGCCGCGCTGGCCGCGGAGCACCCGGAGCTGGCCGAGATCCTGGACAAGATCGCCCAGGGCATCGCCGTCGAGGGCATGGAGTCGCTGGCGCCCGTCCTGGTGGACGACATGGAGCTGCTGCTCGACGTGCTGCCGCAGGGGTCGATCGCGGTCGTCTGCGACCCGGAGCGGGTCCGGACCCGGGCGGCCGACCTGGTGGCGACCAGCCAGGAGTTCCTGCAGGCCTCGTGGGTGGCGGCGGCGGCCGGCGCGGACCGGCCGATCGACATCGAGCAGATCGACGTCTCGGCCGCCTCGCTGTGGTCCCTGGCCGACGTGCGCGAGCACGCCGCCGGGATCGGCCTGCCGTGGTGGTCGGTCAGCCCGTTCGCCACCAGCGACGCCGCGGTCGGCGAGGTGCCGGCCCGCGGCGAGGCCGCTGATCGGTACAGCGACGCCGGCACCCTCACCCTCGGCATGCACGCCGTGGAGGCGTACCGGGGCGACACCGCCCGGGCGATCGCCGACGCCAAGGAGCGGCTGGCCGCCGACTGGCGGGTCGTCATGGTGACGGAGGGCCACGGCCCGGCCGCCCGGCTGGCCGAGGTGCTCGGCAACGAGGGCATCGCGGCGCGGCTGGTGGCCGACCTCGCCGAGGCGCCGACCCGGGACGTCGTCCACGTCTCCTGCGGCTCGATCGAGCACGGCTTCGTCGACGAGGCACTCAGGCTGACCGTGGTCACCGAGACCGACCTGTCCGGCCAGAAGTCCTCCACCAAGGACATGCGCCGGATGCCGTCGCGGCGCCGCAACGCGATCGACCCGCTGGCCCTGGCGGCCGGCGACTACGTGGTCCACGAGGCGCACGGCGTGGGTCGGTACGTCGAGATGGTGCAGCGCACCGTCCAGGGCGCCACCCGCGAGTACCTGGTGCTGGAGTACGCCCCCGCCAAGCGCGGCCACCCCGGCGACCGGCTGTTCGTGCCGACCGACCAGCTGGACCAGGTGACCAAGTACGTCGGCGGGGAGGCCCCGACCCTGCACCGGCTCGGCGGCGCGGACTGGGCCAAGACCAAGCAGCGGGCCAAGAAGGCGGTCAAGGAGATCGCCGCCGATCTGATCAAGCTCTACTCGGCCCGGATGGCGGCCCCCGGCCACACCTTCGGCCCGGACACCCCGTGGCAGCGCGAGCTGGAGGACGCCTTCCCGTACGCGGAGACGCCGGACCAGCTGACCACCATCGCCGAGGTGAAGTCGGACATGGAGAAGTCCGTCCCGATGGACCGGCTGATCTGCGGCGACGTTGGCTACGGCAAGACCGAGATCGCGGTGCGGGCGGCCTTCAAGGCCGTGCAGGACGGCAAGCAGGTGGCGGTGCTGGTGCCGACCACGCTGCTGGTGCAGCAGCACTTCTCCACCTTCGCCGAGCGGTACGCCAACTTCCCGGTGGTGGTGAAGGCGCTCTCCCGGTTCCAGACCGACAGCGAGGCGAAGGCCGTCCTGGAGGGCCTGTTCGAGGGCTCGGTGGACGTGGTCATCGGCACCCACCGGCTGTTCTCCTCGGAGACCCGGTTCAAGGACCTCGGCCTGGTGATCGTCGACGAGGAGCAGCGCTTCGGCGTCGAGCACAAGGAGCAGCTGAAGAAGCTGCGGGCCAACGTCGACGTGCTGACGATGTCGGCGACGCCGATCCCGCGGACGCTGGAGATGGCCGTCACCGGGATCCGGGAGATGTCCACCATCACCACCCCGCCGGAGGAGCGGCACCCGGTGCTGACCTTCGTCGGCCCGTACGACGAGAAGCAGATCTCGGCGGCGATCCGGCGGGAGCTGCTGCGCGAGGGCCAGGTCTTCTACATCCACAACCGGGTGGAGTCGATCGACAAGGCGGCGGCCCGGCTGAAGGACCTCGTCCCCGAGGCGCGGGTCGCGACCGCGCACGGGCAGATGGGGGAGAACCTGCTGGAGAAGGTGGTGGTCGACTTCTGGGAGAAGGAGTTCGACGTGCTGGTCTCCACCACCATCGTGGAGTCCGGCATCGACATCTCGAACGCCAACACCCTGATCGTGGAGCGCGGCGACACCTTCGGCCTCTCCCAGCTGCACCAGCTGCGCGGACGGGTCGGGCGCGGCCGCGAGCGCGGGTACGCGTACATGCTGTACCCGCCGGAGAAGCCGCTGACCGAGACGGCGCACGAGCGCCTCGCCACCATCGCGCAGCACACCGAGATGGGCGCCGGCATGTACGTGGCGATGAAGGACCTGGAGATCCGCGGCGCCGGCAACCTGCTCGGCGGCGAGCAGTCCGGGCACATCGCCGGGGTCGGCTTCGACCTCTACATGCGGATGGTGGGCGAGGCGGTGGCCGAGTTCCGCGACTCGCTGGCGACCGGCGGCGCCGCGCCGGAGGAGGAGCCGCTGGAGGTGAAGATCGAGCTGCCGGTGGACGCCCACGTGCCGCACGACTACGCCCCCGGCGAGCGGCTGCGCCTGCAGGCGTACCGCTCGATCGCCGCGGTCAACTCGGAGGAGGACATCGTCCAGGTCCGCGAGGAGCTCACCGACCGCTACGGCAAGCTGCCGGAGCAGGTGGAGAACCTGCTGCTGGTGGCCGCGCTGCGGCTGTACGCGCGGCGCTGCGGCATCGGGGACATCACCCTGCAGGGGAACTTCGTCCGCTTCGGTCCGGTCGAGCTGCGGGAGTCGCAGCAGCTGCGGCTGAACCGGCTCTACCCGCGCAGCCAGGTGAAGGCCGCGGCCGCGCAGCTGCTGGTACCGAGGCCGAGCAGTGGCGGCCGGATCGGCGGCAAGCCGCTGGTCGGGCGTGAACTGCTGGCGTGGAGCTCGGAGTTCCTCGGCACCATGTTCGACGACCTGGCGGGGGCGAGGCGGTAG
- a CDS encoding MazG family protein: MDTPKLTLLTTTHRVAPGLLSWPAWEALRGAARVLAADPAHPQLPALRQAGVEVELVERGTAPALARRLVGAAPVLWLGSPDGDPGLTDALARISVEEAGTAPEIEVLPGSYDLPGARLLDLASVMDRLRSPGGCPWDAEQTHGSLVKYLVEEAFELVEAIEEGDRETLREELGDVLLQVFFHSRIAEEHPEDPFSIDDVAGDIVEKLMYRHPHVFGDVTATESAQVEANWEQLKAAEKQRESVLDGVPAGLPALAYAAKLVSRVRRAGFTGVPDQPWELPERLTDESAGALLLAVAQRGYDAGVDVDAALRAAARRYRTAVRSAEGLPA; the protein is encoded by the coding sequence GTGGACACTCCGAAGCTGACCCTGCTGACCACCACCCACCGGGTGGCCCCCGGCCTGCTCTCCTGGCCCGCCTGGGAGGCGCTGCGCGGCGCCGCGCGGGTGCTCGCCGCGGACCCGGCCCACCCCCAACTGCCCGCGCTGCGGCAGGCGGGGGTCGAGGTCGAGCTCGTCGAACGCGGGACCGCCCCCGCGCTGGCCCGCCGGCTGGTCGGGGCCGCCCCGGTGCTCTGGCTCGGCAGCCCCGACGGGGACCCGGGGCTGACCGACGCGCTGGCCCGGATCTCGGTGGAGGAAGCCGGAACGGCGCCCGAGATCGAGGTGCTGCCCGGCTCGTACGACCTGCCCGGGGCGAGGCTGCTCGACCTGGCGTCGGTGATGGACCGGCTGCGCTCGCCCGGCGGCTGCCCCTGGGACGCCGAGCAGACCCACGGCAGCCTGGTGAAGTACCTGGTGGAGGAGGCCTTCGAGCTGGTCGAGGCGATCGAGGAGGGGGACCGCGAGACGCTCCGCGAGGAGCTCGGCGACGTCCTGCTGCAGGTGTTCTTCCACTCCCGGATCGCCGAGGAGCACCCGGAGGACCCGTTCTCGATCGACGACGTCGCGGGCGACATCGTCGAGAAGCTGATGTACCGACACCCGCACGTCTTCGGCGACGTGACGGCCACCGAGTCCGCCCAGGTCGAGGCCAACTGGGAGCAGCTGAAGGCTGCCGAGAAGCAGCGCGAGTCCGTCCTGGACGGCGTGCCGGCCGGGCTTCCCGCACTCGCCTACGCGGCCAAACTGGTCTCCCGGGTCCGCCGCGCGGGCTTCACCGGTGTGCCCGACCAGCCCTGGGAGCTGCCCGAGCGGCTCACCGACGAGTCGGCCGGCGCCCTGCTGCTGGCCGTCGCCCAGCGCGGCTACGACGCGGGCGTCGACGTCGACGCGGCCCTGCGCGCAGCGGCCCGCCGCTACCGCACCGCCGTCCGCTCCGCCGAAGGCCTCCCCGCCTAA
- a CDS encoding IS110 family transposase: MLLIGDDWAEDHHDVEVQDATGRRLATARLPEGAEGIAKLHELVAKHAGEDPDPADVIVGIETDRGTWVQALLAAGYQVYAINPRQVARFKERYSTSGAKSDKGDAHALADMVRIDRDQLRPIAGDSDQAQAVKVVTRAHQTLIWERTRTFQRLRSTLREYFPAALNAYASLELTSTDALELLIRAPTPQAAAKLTRTQIAAVLARARRHNRDQKAGAIQAALREKQLELPEPVTAAYAAATIAHSRLLLALNEQIAAMEKQVRAHFLAHPDAEIYLSMPGIGEITGARVLAEFGDDPTRYTSAKARKNYAGTSPVTRASGKSHTVQARYVRNNRLADALQRQAFSALRASPGARRYYDKQRAREAGYNPALRQVGNRLVGILHGCLKTRTHYDEATAWSHHAHLHAA, encoded by the coding sequence TTGCTGCTGATCGGCGACGACTGGGCCGAGGACCACCACGACGTCGAGGTCCAGGACGCGACCGGCCGACGCCTCGCAACCGCGAGGCTGCCCGAGGGCGCGGAAGGCATCGCCAAGCTGCACGAGCTCGTGGCCAAGCACGCCGGAGAGGACCCCGATCCCGCCGACGTGATCGTCGGGATCGAGACCGACCGCGGCACCTGGGTACAGGCCCTGCTCGCCGCCGGCTACCAGGTCTACGCGATCAACCCCCGACAGGTCGCCCGGTTCAAGGAGCGGTACAGCACCTCCGGCGCCAAGAGCGACAAGGGCGACGCCCACGCCTTGGCCGACATGGTCCGCATCGACCGCGACCAGCTACGGCCCATCGCCGGCGACAGCGACCAGGCCCAGGCCGTCAAGGTCGTGACCCGCGCCCACCAGACCCTGATCTGGGAACGCACCCGCACCTTCCAACGGCTCCGCAGCACGCTGCGCGAGTACTTCCCCGCCGCCCTGAACGCCTACGCGTCCCTGGAACTGACCAGCACCGACGCACTGGAACTGCTGATCAGAGCACCCACACCGCAGGCGGCGGCGAAGCTGACCCGCACCCAGATCGCCGCCGTCCTCGCCCGGGCCCGCCGACACAACCGGGACCAGAAGGCCGGCGCGATCCAGGCCGCACTGCGCGAGAAGCAGCTGGAGCTGCCCGAGCCAGTCACGGCCGCCTACGCGGCCGCCACCATTGCCCACTCCCGGCTCCTGCTCGCCCTCAACGAGCAGATAGCCGCGATGGAAAAGCAGGTGAGGGCGCATTTTCTCGCGCACCCGGACGCTGAGATCTACCTCTCCATGCCCGGCATCGGAGAGATCACCGGCGCCCGGGTGCTCGCCGAGTTCGGGGACGACCCCACCCGCTACACCTCCGCCAAAGCCCGCAAGAACTACGCCGGCACCAGCCCCGTCACCCGGGCCTCCGGCAAGAGCCACACCGTCCAGGCCCGCTACGTCCGCAACAACCGGCTCGCCGACGCCCTCCAGCGCCAGGCGTTCTCCGCCCTGCGCGCCTCACCCGGCGCCCGCCGCTACTACGACAAGCAGCGCGCACGCGAGGCCGGCTACAACCCCGCTCTCCGCCAGGTCGGCAACCGACTCGTCGGCATCCTCCACGGATGCCTCAAGACCCGCACCCACTACGACGAAGCAACCGCCTGGTCCCACCACGCACACCTCCATGCCGCTTGA
- a CDS encoding TetR/AcrR family transcriptional regulator, which produces MTTGLPVPTPPAQARPRERADAARNRAQILAAAEELFATRDPATITMDQLARAAGVGRATLYRRFPDPAAVAVALLDEHEYRLQEQLLSGPPPLGPGAPPGERLAAFYVAAIDLLERHLPLALGAETGPARFTSGAYGFWRVHIRTLLVDADVPDPDAHIDLLLAPLAPELYDFQRNRMGISSDRIIACVAGMARRFMR; this is translated from the coding sequence ATGACCACAGGCCTGCCGGTCCCCACTCCCCCGGCGCAGGCGAGGCCCCGTGAACGGGCCGACGCGGCGCGCAACCGCGCCCAGATCCTGGCCGCGGCCGAGGAGCTGTTCGCCACCAGAGACCCGGCCACCATCACCATGGACCAGCTGGCCAGGGCCGCCGGCGTCGGCCGCGCCACGCTCTACCGGCGCTTCCCCGACCCCGCCGCCGTCGCCGTCGCGCTGCTGGACGAACACGAGTACCGGCTCCAGGAGCAGTTGCTCAGCGGCCCCCCGCCGCTGGGGCCCGGCGCACCCCCGGGGGAGCGACTGGCGGCCTTCTACGTGGCCGCGATCGACCTGCTGGAGCGTCACCTCCCGCTGGCCCTGGGCGCGGAGACCGGGCCGGCCCGGTTCACCTCCGGCGCGTACGGGTTCTGGCGGGTCCACATCCGCACCCTGCTGGTCGACGCGGACGTCCCGGACCCGGACGCCCACATCGACCTGCTGCTCGCTCCGCTGGCCCCGGAGCTCTACGACTTCCAGCGCAACCGGATGGGGATCAGCAGCGACCGGATCATCGCGTGCGTGGCGGGGATGGCGCGGCGCTTCATGCGGTAG
- a CDS encoding DMT family transporter, with the protein MHSALLAVALLVGCLLAVQASVNLQLNSAVGTPYGASTVQLSVATGILIVIAAVFGTLGALGKLSDVEGWHLLGGLASPLYITSGILLFPRLGALVSVGLFVTGQMFASLGIDLLGLFGLEKKPVGVGIVLGAIAVLVGIIVIVRGQLKASAGAAPGAAQLGTAGRVGWLALGIVAGGVLPIQGAINAKLRADLNAPVTVAAISFTVATVTIAVVLLALRATNRTPAPKVAPLKKMPWWGWLGGACAAAYVTGTFMLIPSIGAAVTVALTVTGQQLTSAVIDHNGLFRLPKRALNSSRLVGLVCLIGGSLAIQLS; encoded by the coding sequence ATGCACAGCGCGCTGCTCGCCGTAGCCCTGCTGGTCGGCTGCCTGTTGGCCGTCCAGGCCTCGGTGAATCTGCAGCTGAACTCGGCGGTCGGCACCCCCTACGGGGCCTCGACCGTGCAGCTCAGCGTCGCCACCGGCATCCTGATCGTCATCGCCGCCGTCTTCGGCACCCTGGGCGCGTTGGGCAAGCTCTCGGACGTCGAGGGCTGGCACCTGCTCGGTGGCCTGGCAAGCCCGCTCTACATCACCAGCGGCATCCTGCTGTTCCCACGCCTGGGGGCGCTGGTGAGCGTGGGGCTGTTCGTCACTGGTCAGATGTTCGCCTCCCTGGGCATCGACCTGCTCGGCCTGTTCGGGCTGGAGAAGAAGCCGGTCGGGGTCGGCATCGTGCTCGGTGCCATCGCGGTGCTGGTCGGCATCATCGTGATCGTCCGCGGCCAGTTGAAGGCCTCGGCGGGGGCCGCGCCCGGGGCCGCGCAGCTGGGCACCGCCGGCCGGGTCGGCTGGCTGGCGCTGGGCATCGTGGCCGGCGGCGTGCTGCCGATCCAGGGCGCCATCAACGCAAAGCTGCGCGCCGACCTCAACGCGCCGGTCACCGTCGCGGCGATCAGCTTCACGGTCGCCACGGTCACCATCGCCGTGGTGCTGCTGGCGCTGCGGGCCACCAACCGCACGCCGGCGCCGAAGGTCGCCCCGCTGAAGAAGATGCCCTGGTGGGGCTGGCTCGGCGGCGCCTGCGCGGCGGCCTACGTGACCGGCACCTTCATGCTCATCCCCAGCATCGGTGCGGCGGTGACGGTGGCGCTCACCGTCACCGGGCAGCAGCTCACCTCGGCCGTGATCGACCACAACGGACTGTTCCGGCTGCCGAAGCGCGCACTGAACTCGTCCCGGCTGGTCGGTCTGGTCTGCCTGATCGGCGGCTCGCTGGCGATCCAGCTGTCCTGA
- a CDS encoding MBL fold metallo-hydrolase: protein MRDSYQAGPNIQVIPSDLPIPGLGLQAVNAFLVRGEEPFLVDTGMPVDRVAFQKALWDLIDPADLRWVVVTHDDRDHTGSLPAILDAAPQARLITNPISLTRLGEEFHIPGERVVTVNPGGTWKLPDRTISFHRPPTYDSPGTVALFDHSDGTLYSSDSFGTVVSEPAQHLSEIPEEEFFAGFSVLNRAIAPWTAVAGEEKFRRVLAKIAGLRPARLLSAHGPTVEGRVDDLFTAMSEIPSLPAWLADADLDLDAALAAHEAESSVGS from the coding sequence ATGAGAGACAGCTATCAGGCCGGCCCGAACATCCAGGTGATCCCGTCCGACCTGCCGATCCCGGGGCTCGGCCTGCAGGCGGTCAACGCCTTTCTGGTCCGCGGCGAGGAGCCCTTCCTGGTCGACACCGGCATGCCGGTGGACCGGGTCGCGTTCCAGAAGGCGCTCTGGGACCTGATCGACCCGGCCGACCTGCGCTGGGTGGTCGTCACCCATGACGACCGGGACCACACCGGCAGCCTTCCGGCCATTCTGGACGCGGCTCCGCAGGCCCGGCTGATCACCAACCCGATATCGCTGACGCGGCTCGGAGAGGAATTCCACATACCGGGCGAGCGGGTGGTGACGGTCAATCCGGGAGGTACCTGGAAACTCCCCGACCGGACGATCAGCTTCCATCGTCCACCGACCTACGATTCCCCGGGAACGGTCGCGCTGTTCGATCACTCGGACGGCACGCTGTACAGCTCGGACAGTTTCGGGACGGTGGTGTCGGAGCCGGCCCAGCACCTCTCGGAAATACCGGAGGAGGAGTTCTTCGCCGGATTCTCCGTACTCAACCGGGCCATCGCCCCCTGGACGGCGGTGGCCGGCGAGGAGAAGTTCCGGCGGGTTCTCGCCAAGATCGCCGGGCTGCGGCCGGCCCGGCTGCTCAGCGCGCACGGACCGACGGTGGAGGGCCGGGTCGACGACCTGTTCACCGCGATGTCGGAGATCCCCTCCCTCCCCGCCTGGCTCGCCGACGCGGACCTGGACCTCGACGCGGCGCTGGCCGCGCACGAGGCCGAGTCCTCGGTGGGCTCGTGA
- a CDS encoding DsbA family protein, producing the protein MSAADLTPQPGVVTVFSDIWCSFAHIAVHRLHTARTRLGLDGKVWFDHRAFPLELLNNAPSPRPGTDSEVARNASLEPGAGWQLWQAKDWLYPSTTLPALEAVQAAKAQSFRAAEQLDLALRRAFWAESRCISNRKVILEAARSAEVVDVDELEAALNDGRARSELSAQAAVSATDRVNCSPHLFLPDGTDHANPGIKVRWEGGYGIGWPVIESDDPKAFDDLLQRAAAA; encoded by the coding sequence ATGTCCGCAGCCGACCTGACCCCGCAGCCGGGTGTCGTCACCGTCTTCTCCGACATCTGGTGTTCGTTCGCGCACATCGCCGTGCACCGCTTGCACACCGCCCGCACCCGGCTCGGGCTGGACGGCAAGGTCTGGTTCGACCACCGGGCCTTCCCGTTGGAGCTGCTCAACAACGCGCCCAGCCCGCGCCCGGGCACCGACAGCGAGGTGGCCCGGAACGCGAGCCTGGAGCCCGGGGCCGGCTGGCAGCTCTGGCAGGCCAAGGACTGGCTGTACCCGTCGACCACGCTGCCGGCCCTGGAGGCGGTGCAGGCCGCCAAGGCGCAGAGCTTCCGGGCCGCCGAGCAGCTGGACCTGGCGCTGCGCAGGGCGTTCTGGGCGGAGTCCCGCTGTATCAGCAACCGCAAGGTGATCCTGGAGGCCGCCCGGTCCGCCGAGGTGGTCGACGTCGACGAGCTGGAGGCGGCCCTGAACGACGGCCGCGCCCGCAGCGAGCTCTCCGCGCAGGCCGCTGTCTCCGCGACGGACCGGGTCAACTGCAGTCCGCACCTGTTCCTGCCGGACGGCACGGACCACGCCAACCCGGGCATCAAGGTCCGCTGGGAGGGCGGCTACGGCATCGGCTGGCCGGTGATCGAGAGCGACGACCCGAAGGCCTTCGACGACCTGCTCCAGCGGGCCGCCGCGGCCTGA